A genomic stretch from Halobellus sp. LT62 includes:
- the ileS gene encoding isoleucine--tRNA ligase, producing the protein MDEVDDQYTPGDVESAVETYWDDADAYEATKEAHADDPAFFFVDGPPYTSGQMHLGTAWNKTLKDAVIRHKRMTGHRVTDRPGYDMHGLPIEVKVEEELGFESKRDIEEYGMESFIDECKRFAEENREAMDEDFQSIGVWMDWDDPYETISPEYMEAAWWAFQQVDERDLVEQGKRSVNYCPRCQTAIAANEVEYDEITSPSIYVKFPLRDREGSLVIWTTTPWTIPANTFVAVDGEMTYQAVRAEKGGESEVLYVAEPCVEDVLKQGRYADYEVVDEFSGEEMVGWTYDNPLEPHLNEVADFEGAGEVYTADYVEADRTGLVHSAPGHGQEDFARGEELGLDVYVPVDGRGEFSEQAGDYAGTFVRDANDDIVRDLEESGALLASGEHDHRYGHCWRCDTDIIFLATDQWFITVTDIKDELLENIEETEWYPQWARDNRFRDFVSDAPDWNISRQRYWGIPLPIWQADDSEWIVVGTREELAERVDQDVDPDEVDLHRPSVDPLTITENGKTYERVPDVFDVWIDSSVATWGTIDYPSETEAHEELWPADWIVEAHDQTRGWFWSQLGMGTAAVGQAPYEEVMMHGFVNDEDGRKMSKSRGNIVTPEEAINRAGRDPLRAYLLSHDQQGVDLSFEWNGLGEMQSTLNIFWNVFRFPLPYMELDGYGPADADLDDGDLTVVDEWVLSRLQTVEAEAEEAWENYEVSDALNAVLDFLTEDVSRFYVKAIRERMWEEEDSASKRGAYATLSTVLEETIRLLAPFTPYLAEQMYQHLDGSATTVHALSYPTPDETLRDEDLERNMAVLRDVEEAAANARQQGGRKLRWPVQRVVVATDEDEVADAVESLSVLLAERVNARTIEVVGEFDELVERAEPQMGVIGPAFGGDAQKVMEAVRGKTCEEIEDGVAVDGETYDLDDEMVTYEAEPPEHISGADFEGGTVYVDTELTEEIEAEGYARDVIRRIQEMRKQLDLEVDAEIDTAVDVADDRIAEFVDRHRDVVAEETRTREFTTGEVGTEDEWALVEEWDVEDVRVTIGVDPTQA; encoded by the coding sequence ATGGACGAAGTCGACGACCAGTACACGCCCGGGGACGTCGAGTCCGCGGTCGAGACGTACTGGGACGACGCAGACGCCTACGAGGCGACGAAGGAGGCGCACGCCGACGACCCCGCCTTCTTCTTCGTCGACGGGCCGCCGTACACCTCCGGGCAGATGCACCTCGGGACGGCGTGGAACAAGACGCTGAAGGACGCCGTCATCCGTCACAAGCGGATGACCGGCCACCGCGTCACCGACCGCCCGGGCTACGACATGCACGGGCTGCCGATCGAGGTGAAAGTCGAGGAGGAACTCGGCTTCGAGTCGAAGCGCGACATCGAGGAGTACGGGATGGAGTCGTTCATCGACGAGTGCAAGCGGTTCGCCGAGGAGAACCGCGAGGCGATGGACGAGGACTTCCAGTCGATCGGCGTCTGGATGGACTGGGACGATCCCTACGAGACGATCTCGCCCGAGTATATGGAAGCCGCGTGGTGGGCGTTCCAGCAGGTCGACGAGCGCGACCTCGTCGAACAGGGCAAGCGCTCGGTCAACTACTGCCCGCGGTGTCAGACCGCCATCGCGGCCAACGAGGTCGAGTACGACGAAATCACCTCACCGTCGATCTACGTGAAGTTCCCGCTGCGAGACCGCGAGGGCAGCCTCGTCATCTGGACGACGACGCCGTGGACGATTCCGGCCAATACCTTCGTCGCGGTCGACGGCGAGATGACCTATCAGGCCGTCCGCGCGGAGAAAGGCGGTGAGTCCGAGGTCCTCTACGTCGCCGAACCCTGCGTCGAGGACGTCCTGAAACAGGGTCGCTACGCGGACTACGAGGTCGTCGACGAGTTCTCCGGCGAGGAGATGGTCGGGTGGACCTACGACAACCCGCTCGAACCGCACCTGAACGAGGTCGCAGACTTCGAGGGCGCAGGCGAGGTATACACCGCCGATTACGTCGAAGCTGACCGAACCGGACTGGTCCACTCCGCGCCCGGGCACGGGCAAGAGGACTTCGCCCGCGGCGAGGAGCTCGGACTCGACGTCTACGTCCCCGTTGACGGCCGCGGGGAGTTCAGCGAGCAGGCGGGCGACTACGCGGGCACGTTCGTCCGCGACGCCAACGACGACATCGTCCGCGACCTCGAGGAGTCGGGCGCGCTGCTCGCGTCGGGCGAGCACGACCACCGCTACGGACACTGCTGGCGCTGCGATACGGACATCATCTTCCTCGCCACCGACCAGTGGTTCATCACGGTCACCGACATCAAAGACGAGTTACTGGAGAACATCGAGGAGACCGAGTGGTACCCGCAGTGGGCCCGCGACAACCGCTTTCGCGACTTCGTCTCCGACGCCCCCGACTGGAACATCTCCCGGCAGCGCTACTGGGGCATCCCGCTGCCGATCTGGCAGGCCGACGACAGCGAGTGGATCGTGGTCGGCACGCGCGAGGAGCTCGCCGAGCGCGTCGATCAGGACGTCGACCCCGACGAGGTCGACCTGCACCGACCGTCCGTCGACCCGCTGACGATCACGGAGAACGGGAAAACGTACGAGCGCGTCCCGGACGTCTTCGACGTCTGGATCGACTCCTCGGTCGCGACGTGGGGGACGATCGACTACCCCTCCGAGACCGAGGCGCACGAGGAACTGTGGCCCGCCGACTGGATCGTCGAGGCGCACGACCAGACCCGCGGGTGGTTCTGGTCCCAACTCGGGATGGGAACCGCCGCGGTCGGGCAGGCCCCCTACGAGGAGGTGATGATGCACGGCTTCGTGAACGACGAGGACGGGCGAAAAATGTCGAAGTCTCGCGGGAACATCGTCACGCCCGAGGAGGCCATCAATCGGGCCGGACGCGACCCGCTTCGGGCGTACCTACTCAGCCACGACCAGCAGGGCGTCGATCTCTCCTTCGAGTGGAACGGCCTCGGAGAGATGCAGTCGACGCTCAACATCTTCTGGAACGTGTTCCGGTTCCCGCTGCCGTATATGGAACTGGACGGCTACGGCCCCGCCGACGCGGACCTCGACGACGGCGATCTGACGGTCGTCGACGAGTGGGTGCTCTCGCGGCTGCAGACCGTCGAGGCCGAGGCCGAGGAGGCGTGGGAGAACTACGAGGTCAGCGACGCGCTCAACGCTGTGCTCGACTTTCTCACAGAGGACGTCTCGCGCTTTTACGTGAAGGCGATCCGCGAGCGGATGTGGGAGGAGGAGGACTCCGCCTCCAAGCGCGGCGCGTACGCCACGCTGTCGACCGTGCTCGAAGAGACGATTCGGCTCCTCGCGCCCTTCACGCCCTACCTCGCAGAGCAGATGTACCAGCACCTCGACGGGAGCGCGACGACGGTCCACGCGCTGTCGTACCCGACGCCCGACGAGACGCTGCGCGACGAGGATCTGGAGCGAAATATGGCCGTTCTCCGCGACGTCGAGGAGGCGGCGGCGAACGCGCGCCAGCAGGGCGGGCGAAAGCTCCGCTGGCCCGTCCAGCGCGTCGTCGTCGCCACCGATGAGGACGAGGTCGCCGACGCTGTCGAGTCGCTCTCGGTTCTCCTCGCAGAGCGCGTCAACGCCCGCACGATCGAGGTCGTCGGCGAGTTCGACGAACTCGTCGAGCGCGCGGAGCCCCAGATGGGCGTCATCGGCCCCGCCTTCGGTGGCGACGCCCAGAAGGTGATGGAAGCCGTGCGAGGAAAGACGTGCGAGGAGATCGAAGATGGCGTCGCGGTCGACGGCGAGACCTACGACCTCGACGACGAGATGGTGACCTACGAGGCCGAACCGCCGGAACACATCTCCGGGGCCGACTTCGAGGGCGGCACCGTCTACGTCGACACCGAACTGACAGAGGAAATCGAAGCCGAGGGCTACGCTCGCGACGTGATCCGACGGATCCAGGAAATGCGCAAGCAGCTCGATCTGGAGGTCGACGCCGAGATCGACACCGCCGTCGACGTCGCCGACGATCGGATCGCCGAGTTCGTCGACCGCCACCGCGACGTCGTCGCCGAGGAGACGCGAACGCGCGAGTTCACCACCGGTGAGGTCGGAACCGAGGACGAGTGGGCGCTCGTCGAGGAGTGGGACGTCGAGGACGTGCGCGTGACGATCGGCGTCGATCCCACGCAAGCGTGA
- a CDS encoding carboxymuconolactone decarboxylase family protein — protein sequence MSTEQGYSEAKADLEETFGMVPPPLDTIPEEDAAREWPTFKKYTVGESEIPPKYRELIGLAIAANIKCPYCAHFHGAAAELHGATEAELEEVYFLSSFTARYSSMLHAQEYDLDEFKDKVHQIGGHLQEQLAADD from the coding sequence ATGTCAACCGAACAGGGATACAGCGAAGCAAAAGCGGATCTCGAAGAGACCTTCGGGATGGTGCCACCGCCGTTGGACACGATTCCCGAGGAGGATGCCGCTCGAGAGTGGCCAACGTTCAAGAAATACACCGTCGGCGAATCGGAGATCCCGCCGAAATATCGCGAGCTGATCGGGCTCGCTATCGCGGCGAACATCAAATGCCCGTACTGTGCCCATTTCCACGGTGCGGCCGCGGAGTTACACGGTGCCACGGAGGCAGAGCTCGAAGAAGTGTATTTCCTGTCGAGTTTCACCGCGCGCTACAGCAGTATGCTCCACGCGCAGGAGTACGATCTCGACGAGTTCAAGGACAAGGTGCACCAGATCGGCGGACATCTGCAAGAACAGTTAGCAGCCGACGACTAG
- a CDS encoding anaerobic glycerol-3-phosphate dehydrogenase subunit C: MSDAESPQTTESIEPNEQRASPDPDFEPVSVFDDDSTMDLRPGADNCYKCSVCDTTCPVAEVDDDFPGPKFQGPEQWRLKRKDEGEIDDSIMSCSNCMRCDDACPSSVPLSQMHNAARGEYVDEQMDKLSVEYVRNRVLANYRTSAWFASKVPRLANFAMNFGPARWLMEKAMGVTSEREFPAFAAQTFREWWRERGGADASRENARAARERRGEAVDAEKKVAYFHGCYSNYNTPEVAKALVRVFESFGYEIVAPEQRCSGTPMFANGMLADAERAAEVNVSSFADLVERGYDAVASCTSCSMALKQEYPELFDIDGIDEVAENTFEALEYLRIQEDLEGQIAEASVEEQAFAYHAPCHARNQGVDRQAIELFRDLDGVVVEDVGDSCSGISGTYGWKEEKYETSMKIGGDMFEHMHDAAGDVGMTECPTCAMQMEHGTGYEIKHPLQLLEEALC; encoded by the coding sequence ATGAGCGACGCAGAGAGCCCACAGACGACGGAATCGATCGAACCGAACGAACAGCGGGCGAGCCCCGATCCCGACTTCGAGCCGGTGTCGGTCTTCGACGACGACTCGACGATGGACCTCCGCCCCGGCGCGGACAACTGCTACAAGTGCTCGGTCTGCGATACGACCTGCCCGGTCGCCGAGGTCGACGACGACTTCCCGGGACCGAAGTTCCAAGGTCCCGAGCAGTGGCGGCTCAAGCGCAAGGATGAGGGGGAAATCGACGACTCGATTATGTCCTGTTCGAACTGTATGCGCTGCGACGACGCGTGCCCGTCGAGCGTGCCGCTCTCGCAGATGCACAACGCGGCGCGCGGCGAGTACGTCGACGAGCAGATGGACAAACTGTCGGTCGAGTACGTCCGCAATCGCGTCCTCGCGAACTACCGGACGTCGGCGTGGTTCGCCAGCAAGGTCCCGCGGCTCGCGAACTTCGCGATGAACTTCGGCCCGGCGCGCTGGCTGATGGAGAAGGCGATGGGCGTCACGAGCGAGCGGGAGTTCCCCGCGTTCGCGGCGCAGACGTTTCGCGAGTGGTGGCGCGAGCGCGGCGGAGCCGACGCCTCCCGGGAGAACGCGAGAGCGGCCCGCGAGCGCCGCGGCGAGGCCGTCGATGCGGAAAAGAAAGTCGCGTACTTCCACGGCTGCTACTCGAACTACAACACGCCCGAGGTCGCGAAGGCGCTCGTGCGCGTCTTCGAGTCGTTCGGCTACGAGATCGTCGCGCCCGAGCAGCGCTGCTCCGGCACGCCGATGTTCGCAAACGGGATGCTCGCTGACGCCGAGCGCGCGGCGGAAGTGAACGTCTCCTCGTTCGCCGATCTCGTCGAGAGGGGCTATGACGCGGTGGCCTCCTGCACTTCCTGCTCGATGGCGCTCAAGCAAGAGTACCCCGAGCTGTTCGACATCGACGGTATCGACGAGGTCGCCGAGAACACCTTCGAGGCGCTCGAATACCTCCGTATTCAGGAGGATTTGGAGGGACAAATCGCCGAGGCCAGCGTCGAGGAGCAGGCGTTCGCCTACCACGCGCCGTGTCACGCGCGGAATCAGGGGGTCGACAGACAGGCGATCGAGCTGTTCCGCGACCTCGACGGCGTCGTCGTCGAGGACGTCGGCGACTCCTGTTCCGGTATTTCGGGCACCTACGGTTGGAAGGAGGAGAAGTACGAGACCTCGATGAAGATCGGCGGAGACATGTTCGAGCATATGCACGACGCCGCGGGCGACGTCGGAATGACCGAGTGTCCGACCTGCGCGATGCAGATGGAGCACGGCACGGGCTACGAGATCAAACACCCGCTGCAGTTGCTCGAAGAAGCGCTCTGTTAG
- the glpB gene encoding glycerol-3-phosphate dehydrogenase subunit GlpB, translating into MAIREDVLVVGGGIAGATAALAAAETGAQVRLLSHKKSTLRQASGLIDVLGAVGDNGTEVEPSGLVADPFEAVERLPNSHPYRVVGAAGIRDGLRVFDEAVGDAYAGTHTDRNALVLTHGGTVKPTARYPESVAPGLASAAEKTLLVGFAGLTDFDAPVAASHLDAAGVPFEVDGATVPFPVEFRDDALTTRLAKALDTDESGARRGLTDAVADHLDGHERVGFPAMLGDDDRREVRAELEDRLGAAVFEIPTGPPSLLGLRLEDLLFDALDEAGVRLSSGNPAVGYEAADGRIESVLVDRRGREVPYAADEFVLATGGLVGKGIDSDRESVSEPVFDCHVPHPEDRYDWSEPAAFGAHEFARFGVVPDGDLRPTDGSGDADFENLRAAGGVLGGADTAREKSAAGVSIATGAYAGRRAGESVTGREAEEATR; encoded by the coding sequence ATGGCGATTCGTGAGGACGTCCTCGTCGTCGGCGGCGGCATCGCCGGGGCGACCGCGGCGCTCGCGGCCGCCGAGACGGGCGCGCAGGTCAGACTGCTCTCGCACAAGAAGAGCACACTCCGACAGGCGAGCGGCCTGATCGACGTGCTCGGCGCGGTCGGCGACAACGGCACCGAGGTCGAACCGTCCGGACTGGTCGCCGATCCGTTCGAGGCGGTCGAACGACTGCCGAACTCCCATCCGTACCGCGTCGTCGGCGCGGCGGGGATCCGCGACGGACTCCGCGTCTTCGATGAGGCCGTCGGCGACGCCTACGCCGGAACCCACACTGATCGTAACGCCCTCGTCCTCACCCACGGCGGGACGGTCAAGCCGACCGCACGCTACCCCGAATCCGTCGCGCCCGGCCTCGCGAGCGCTGCAGAGAAGACGCTGCTCGTCGGCTTCGCGGGGCTCACCGATTTCGACGCGCCCGTGGCCGCGTCGCACCTCGACGCGGCGGGCGTCCCCTTCGAGGTCGACGGCGCGACCGTTCCCTTCCCCGTCGAGTTCCGCGACGACGCGCTGACGACGCGGCTCGCGAAGGCACTCGACACCGACGAGTCGGGCGCGCGGCGAGGACTCACAGACGCGGTCGCCGACCACCTCGACGGTCACGAGCGGGTCGGGTTCCCGGCGATGCTCGGCGACGACGACCGTCGCGAGGTCCGCGCGGAACTCGAAGACCGACTCGGCGCGGCGGTGTTCGAGATCCCGACCGGCCCCCCGAGCCTGCTCGGTCTGCGGCTCGAAGACCTGCTTTTCGACGCCCTCGACGAGGCCGGCGTTCGGCTCTCTTCGGGGAACCCCGCGGTCGGTTACGAAGCGGCCGACGGACGCATCGAGTCGGTGCTCGTCGACCGCCGCGGACGAGAGGTCCCCTACGCGGCCGACGAGTTCGTTCTCGCGACGGGCGGGCTCGTCGGCAAGGGGATCGATTCCGACCGGGAGTCGGTCTCCGAGCCGGTTTTCGACTGCCACGTCCCGCACCCCGAGGACCGCTACGACTGGTCGGAACCGGCGGCGTTCGGCGCGCACGAGTTCGCCCGATTCGGCGTCGTGCCCGATGGCGACCTGCGGCCGACGGACGGTTCCGGCGACGCCGATTTCGAGAACCTCCGCGCCGCGGGCGGCGTCCTCGGCGGTGCCGACACCGCGCGCGAGAAGTCGGCCGCAGGCGTCTCGATCGCGACCGGGGCGTACGCTGGCCGTCGCGCGGGCGAGAGCGTGACCGGCAGAGAAGCGGAGGAAGCGACCCGATGA
- the glpA gene encoding anaerobic glycerol-3-phosphate dehydrogenase subunit GlpA, producing the protein MSETPSVLVLGGGSTGCGIARDLAMRGVDVTLVEKGNLTHGTTGRMHGLLHSGGRYAVSDQASAEECIEENRVLRRIASHCVEMTGGLFVQRPEDDDEYFEEKLRGCRECGIPAEVLSAEEAREIEPYLADDIQRAIRVPDGAVDPFRLCVANAADAIDHGARVETHAEVTDVLVEEGEVVGVEVEHASGGGSADGLDSFVHGEPGETSELYADYVVNATGAWAGQIGEMAGVEVAVRPSKGVMTIMNVRQVDTVINRCRPKGDADIVVPHETTCILGTTDEEVEDPEDYPEEGWEVDLMIDTLSELVPILSEARTIRSFWGVRPLYEPPEVGSEDPTDITRDFFLLDHAERDGLPGMASIVGGKLTTYRMMAEDIADHVCETLGVDAACRTAEEPLPGSADFSVLREWMDEFGLRSPVGLRSAERLGSRVDEVLGEWDGPNPTVCECEAVTRAEINDAISQSGTELNAVRIRTRASMGNCQGAFCCHRIANELVPEYDESTAREALDDLYQERWKGERHALWGEQLSQAMLKHHLHATTMNRDGDPAATEGTVDFDAFDAGRAEGPADASTGDRREDAARGVVDGDS; encoded by the coding sequence ATGAGTGAAACGCCGAGCGTCCTCGTGCTCGGCGGGGGTTCGACCGGCTGCGGTATCGCGCGGGACCTCGCGATGCGCGGCGTCGACGTCACCCTCGTCGAGAAGGGGAACCTGACCCACGGGACGACCGGGCGGATGCACGGCCTCCTCCACAGCGGCGGGCGCTACGCCGTCTCCGATCAGGCGTCCGCCGAGGAGTGCATCGAGGAGAACCGCGTCCTCCGGCGGATCGCGAGCCACTGCGTCGAGATGACCGGCGGCCTGTTCGTCCAGCGCCCCGAGGACGACGACGAGTACTTCGAGGAGAAACTACGTGGCTGCCGCGAGTGCGGCATCCCCGCGGAGGTGCTGTCCGCCGAGGAGGCCCGCGAGATCGAGCCGTACCTCGCCGACGACATCCAGCGCGCGATCCGCGTTCCCGACGGGGCCGTCGACCCGTTCCGGCTCTGCGTCGCCAACGCGGCCGACGCGATCGACCACGGCGCGCGTGTCGAGACGCACGCCGAGGTGACAGACGTCCTCGTCGAAGAGGGCGAGGTCGTCGGCGTCGAGGTCGAACACGCCTCCGGCGGTGGTTCCGCGGACGGCCTCGATTCGTTCGTCCACGGCGAGCCGGGCGAGACGTCGGAGCTGTACGCCGACTACGTCGTCAACGCGACCGGCGCGTGGGCGGGCCAGATCGGCGAGATGGCGGGCGTCGAGGTCGCCGTCCGGCCCTCAAAAGGCGTGATGACGATTATGAACGTCCGGCAGGTCGACACCGTCATCAACCGCTGTCGACCGAAGGGCGACGCCGACATCGTCGTCCCGCACGAGACGACCTGTATTCTCGGCACGACCGACGAGGAGGTCGAGGACCCCGAAGACTACCCCGAGGAGGGCTGGGAGGTCGACCTGATGATCGACACCCTTTCGGAACTCGTCCCCATACTCTCGGAAGCGAGAACGATCCGCTCCTTTTGGGGCGTCCGCCCGCTCTATGAACCCCCGGAAGTCGGCAGCGAGGATCCGACCGACATCACCCGCGATTTCTTCCTGCTCGATCACGCTGAGCGCGACGGGCTGCCGGGGATGGCCTCCATCGTCGGCGGGAAGCTCACCACCTACCGGATGATGGCCGAGGACATCGCCGACCACGTCTGCGAGACGCTCGGCGTCGACGCGGCGTGCCGGACGGCCGAGGAGCCGCTCCCCGGCTCTGCGGACTTCTCGGTCCTCAGAGAGTGGATGGACGAGTTCGGGCTCCGCTCGCCGGTGGGCCTCCGGAGCGCCGAACGGCTCGGCTCCCGAGTCGACGAGGTGCTCGGCGAGTGGGACGGACCCAACCCGACGGTCTGCGAGTGCGAGGCCGTCACCCGCGCGGAGATCAACGACGCCATCTCGCAGTCGGGGACTGAGCTCAACGCCGTCCGCATCCGCACTCGCGCGTCGATGGGGAACTGTCAGGGCGCGTTCTGCTGTCATCGGATCGCGAACGAACTGGTGCCCGAGTACGACGAGTCGACCGCACGCGAGGCGCTCGACGACCTCTACCAAGAGCGTTGGAAGGGCGAGCGCCACGCGCTGTGGGGCGAACAGCTCTCACAGGCGATGCTGAAGCACCACCTGCACGCGACGACGATGAACCGCGACGGCGACCCCGCGGCGACCGAAGGAACAGTCGACTTCGACGCGTTCGACGCGGGAAGGGCCGAGGGACCCGCAGACGCGAGTACCGGCGACCGACGGGAAGATGCAGCGAGGGGAGTGGTCGATGGCGATTCGTGA
- a CDS encoding phosphoglycolate phosphatase, with amino-acid sequence MTADTPPLALDIDGTLTDGSGRLDPRTFSYLQAWDAPVVLATGKAFPYPVSLSHYLGIERNVIAENGGVVLADGAVSYQGDRERAQAAADAFVERGGDLGWGEFDAINEWRRTEIAVNLDADEDLLRSVAGEFELDVFDTGYAYHVKTPGVEKGTGLEAVADALGYEPADFVAVGDSENDVSTFSVAGRSFAVANADAAAREAADIVVEASYFDGTASVLESLADN; translated from the coding sequence ATGACTGCCGATACGCCCCCGCTCGCGCTCGACATCGACGGAACGCTCACGGACGGGTCCGGTCGCCTCGATCCGCGGACGTTCAGCTATCTGCAGGCGTGGGACGCGCCGGTCGTCCTCGCGACGGGCAAGGCGTTCCCCTACCCCGTGAGCCTCTCGCATTACCTCGGCATCGAACGGAACGTGATCGCCGAGAACGGCGGCGTCGTCCTCGCCGACGGGGCCGTCTCCTATCAGGGCGACAGAGAGCGCGCGCAGGCCGCCGCCGACGCGTTCGTCGAGCGCGGCGGCGATCTCGGGTGGGGCGAATTCGACGCGATCAACGAGTGGCGACGCACCGAGATCGCGGTGAATCTCGACGCCGACGAGGACCTGCTCAGATCCGTCGCGGGCGAGTTCGAGCTCGACGTCTTCGACACGGGCTACGCTTACCACGTCAAGACGCCCGGCGTCGAGAAGGGAACGGGGCTGGAGGCCGTCGCCGACGCGCTCGGCTACGAGCCCGCGGACTTCGTCGCCGTCGGCGACAGCGAGAACGACGTCTCGACGTTCTCGGTCGCCGGGCGATCGTTCGCCGTCGCGAACGCGGACGCCGCCGCGCGCGAGGCGGCCGACATCGTCGTCGAAGCGTCGTACTTCGACGGCACGGCCTCGGTGTTGGAGTCGCTCGCGGATAACTGA
- a CDS encoding HEWD family protein, with the protein MAPTLRFPTERTCERCGRTEVWADDVGSWQLAGDDERVVGSPYCIHEWDINGSFVPFECDSAEA; encoded by the coding sequence ATGGCACCGACACTCCGGTTCCCGACTGAACGGACCTGTGAGCGCTGCGGCCGCACCGAGGTCTGGGCGGACGACGTCGGATCGTGGCAGCTAGCGGGCGACGACGAACGGGTCGTCGGCAGCCCCTACTGCATCCACGAGTGGGATATCAACGGCTCGTTCGTGCCGTTCGAGTGCGACAGCGCCGAGGCGTGA
- a CDS encoding class I SAM-dependent methyltransferase gives MGFHTFDIERAEALEDAGRYRFCSREELLGALEPSPADVVADIGSGTGFYTDEAAPFVERMYAVDVQSEMHERYREKGAPDNVEFVTAGASSMPFDDGELDAAFSTMTYHEFAEDEALEELARVVRPGGRVVTLDWSRSGTGDDGPPVDERFALGDAVDAFESVGFSTVDGQTRKETFIHICTK, from the coding sequence ATGGGATTTCACACGTTCGACATCGAACGGGCGGAGGCGCTCGAAGACGCGGGTCGGTATCGCTTCTGCTCTCGCGAGGAGTTGCTCGGCGCGCTGGAGCCGTCCCCGGCGGACGTCGTCGCCGATATCGGCAGCGGCACGGGCTTTTATACTGACGAGGCCGCGCCGTTCGTCGAGCGGATGTACGCGGTCGACGTGCAATCGGAGATGCACGAGCGCTACCGGGAGAAGGGCGCACCCGACAACGTCGAGTTCGTGACCGCCGGCGCGTCGTCGATGCCGTTCGACGACGGCGAACTCGACGCCGCGTTCTCGACGATGACGTACCACGAGTTCGCCGAGGACGAGGCGCTCGAAGAACTCGCGCGTGTCGTCCGTCCCGGCGGTCGCGTGGTCACGCTCGATTGGTCGCGCTCGGGGACCGGCGACGACGGCCCGCCGGTGGACGAACGATTCGCCCTCGGCGACGCCGTCGACGCGTTCGAGTCGGTCGGCTTCTCCACTGTCGACGGACAGACGAGAAAAGAGACGTTTATCCACATCTGTACCAAATAA
- a CDS encoding DUF7129 domain-containing putative zinc-binding protein has product MVIYNGRIDPYSPEESRYECQSCGARVDSGGRCEGCGSESLVNLAVPRE; this is encoded by the coding sequence ATGGTGATATACAACGGACGTATCGATCCATATTCCCCGGAAGAGAGCCGCTACGAGTGCCAGTCTTGCGGTGCCCGCGTCGACAGCGGTGGTCGCTGCGAGGGTTGCGGCAGCGAATCGCTTGTGAACCTTGCCGTTCCCCGGGAGTGA
- a CDS encoding DUF368 domain-containing protein, whose product MGAADAVPGVSGGTIALVVGIYERLIGAITAVSPARIAAVLLGAFPGRRDDAVDALRAVDAGFLLALGAGIATAIVTITRVVHVGIQTHPVLTFGFFFGLIAASAWVLFSEVDVDTLPRAAAAVLGFLLAFLVSGQAAATLSDGLAVTVFAGAIAVSAMILPGISGSLLLIILGQYEYMTGTLSAFVDGLLGLVTGGPVAPVREHGLVVIAFVGGAFVGLFTVAHAVRWALDRAREATLVFLVALIVGALRAPVVRTGDQLAELGRAWTPTAVGVFVGAAVVGALLVWLLDRYTGMADIDGEASDTR is encoded by the coding sequence ATGGGCGCGGCCGACGCCGTTCCCGGCGTCTCGGGCGGCACGATCGCGCTCGTCGTGGGAATCTACGAGCGGTTGATCGGGGCGATTACGGCCGTCTCGCCCGCGCGAATCGCCGCCGTCTTACTCGGGGCCTTCCCGGGCCGTCGCGACGACGCGGTCGACGCCCTCCGCGCGGTCGACGCCGGGTTCCTGCTCGCGCTCGGGGCGGGGATCGCGACCGCGATCGTGACGATCACGCGCGTCGTGCACGTCGGAATCCAGACCCACCCCGTCCTCACGTTCGGATTCTTCTTCGGGCTCATCGCGGCCTCCGCGTGGGTGCTCTTCTCGGAGGTCGACGTCGACACGCTCCCCCGTGCGGCCGCGGCCGTTCTCGGCTTCCTCCTCGCGTTTCTCGTCTCCGGTCAGGCGGCCGCGACGCTGAGCGACGGACTCGCAGTGACGGTCTTCGCCGGCGCGATCGCCGTCAGCGCGATGATCCTCCCGGGGATCTCCGGATCGCTGCTTCTCATCATCCTCGGCCAGTACGAGTACATGACCGGCACGCTGTCGGCGTTCGTCGACGGACTCCTCGGACTCGTGACTGGCGGACCGGTCGCACCCGTACGGGAGCACGGACTCGTCGTGATCGCGTTCGTCGGCGGCGCGTTCGTCGGCCTGTTCACCGTCGCGCACGCGGTCCGCTGGGCGCTCGACCGCGCCCGCGAGGCGACGCTCGTGTTCCTCGTCGCGCTGATCGTCGGCGCGCTCCGCGCCCCGGTCGTTCGGACCGGCGACCAGTTGGCGGAACTCGGGCGAGCGTGGACACCCACGGCAGTCGGGGTGTTCGTCGGCGCGGCGGTCGTCGGCGCGCTCCTCGTGTGGCTCTTGGATCGCTACACGGGGATGGCCGATATCGACGGTGAGGCGTCTGATACCCGGTAG